From a region of the Chitinophaga caseinilytica genome:
- a CDS encoding DUF4270 family protein, protein MKWKLLAMAALTGLAACDKSGFEYEDAAPGGNVRYSLIDTIGIGMRTIQLDSVPSSGTGYLVVGGYSDPETGRIDVAANFRVARPYSFPELDDRVVYDSIEIIFRPDAYSYGDTLPDQEWSVYQLARPLELDDDQTRFYTHHVFPHAATPLARESFPILPHRGDSIQLRLRDNFGRELMEKIRTKSEDVSTDVLFLDYMKGLQLRATRGTAVFRVPAADSAVVMRLHYHISTTEIEKYTIDFPIGNPELQFNEVHVDRSNTPLASLIPGPAGLLSSDAGNRTWVQSLSGMVTRLDFPSLTGLPLLGKYGKVMQATLELRPISGTYPQYALPPRITLCTATKDQVVTDTLSTVSGYQYGDLVTDLLYPENTKYAYDVTTYCAAIAKGETPITRGSWRSPLPAIITRS, encoded by the coding sequence ATGAAATGGAAACTTCTGGCGATGGCCGCGCTCACCGGTCTTGCGGCTTGTGACAAAAGCGGGTTCGAATACGAGGATGCAGCCCCCGGCGGCAACGTCCGCTACTCGCTCATAGATACGATCGGCATCGGGATGCGCACCATCCAACTCGATTCCGTCCCCTCTTCGGGCACCGGCTACCTGGTAGTTGGCGGATATTCCGATCCCGAAACGGGCCGTATCGATGTGGCAGCCAACTTCCGCGTGGCACGGCCCTATTCATTTCCGGAGCTGGACGACCGCGTTGTTTACGATTCCATCGAAATCATCTTCCGGCCCGACGCCTATTCCTATGGCGATACCCTTCCCGACCAGGAATGGAGTGTTTATCAATTGGCGCGGCCGCTGGAGCTGGACGATGATCAGACACGATTCTACACGCACCATGTATTCCCTCACGCCGCCACGCCGCTCGCCCGGGAAAGTTTCCCCATCCTTCCCCACCGCGGCGATTCCATCCAGCTGCGCCTCCGCGATAATTTCGGGCGGGAGTTGATGGAAAAGATCCGCACCAAATCGGAAGACGTTTCCACCGACGTGCTTTTTCTCGATTACATGAAAGGCCTGCAATTGCGCGCTACGCGCGGCACCGCGGTGTTCCGCGTTCCCGCGGCAGACAGTGCGGTGGTGATGCGGCTGCATTATCACATCTCCACGACCGAAATCGAAAAGTATACTATTGATTTTCCGATCGGCAATCCGGAACTGCAATTCAACGAAGTGCATGTTGACAGGAGCAACACCCCGCTGGCCAGTTTGATTCCCGGGCCGGCGGGCCTCCTGAGCAGCGACGCCGGAAACCGTACCTGGGTACAATCGTTGTCGGGCATGGTGACGCGGCTCGATTTTCCGTCGCTCACGGGACTGCCGTTGCTAGGCAAATATGGAAAGGTGATGCAGGCGACGCTGGAGCTGCGGCCCATCAGTGGCACGTATCCGCAATACGCCCTTCCACCGCGGATCACGTTGTGCACTGCTACCAAAGACCAGGTGGTGACCGATACGCTGTCGACCGTTTCCGGCTATCAATACGGCGACCTGGTGACCGACCTGCTGTATCCCGAAAACACGAAATACGCCTACGATGTTACCACGTATTGCGCGGCCATTGCAAAGGGGGAGACGCCAATTACCAGGGGCTCCTGGCGATCCCCTCTTCCGGCGATTATTACTCGCAGCTGA
- a CDS encoding GH1 family beta-glucosidase, whose protein sequence is MAITRADFGPDFRWGVVISAFQNEGAHDADGKGPSIWDAFTERRGKIKDRSHARTTTDFYNRYLDDILLARSLGFGVFRFSLSWPRIIPEGTGALNPAGIAFYHRVIDAVLAAGMEPYVTLYHWDLPLALEKKGGWCHRGTVHAFESYATTCGREFGSKVRNWIVLNEPFGFTSLGYMLGVHAPGKFGLSYFLPAVHHVAMAQAIGGRALRAEVPGARIGVAYSCSQIIPFTDNENDRAAASRINALFNRLFIEPALGMGYPDGDFPLLARIARRYALWRDWDQLPFDFDFIGIQNYFPLVVRYNPFMPYLNASEVKARYRKVPTTALGWEISGNGLYSILQQFAAYPGVKEIMITEGGAAFADMAENGKVHDPERIAYYDEYLRAALLAKQSGVPLTGYFAWTLTDNFEWAEGYNARFGLVHVDFETQRRTIKSSGRWFAELLGNGERSPGGQ, encoded by the coding sequence ATGGCAATTACGCGCGCTGATTTCGGGCCGGATTTCCGGTGGGGCGTCGTGATCTCGGCCTTCCAGAACGAGGGTGCACATGATGCCGACGGCAAAGGCCCCAGCATCTGGGACGCTTTTACGGAAAGGCGCGGCAAGATCAAAGACCGCAGCCACGCCCGCACTACGACCGACTTTTACAACCGCTATCTCGACGATATCCTGCTGGCCCGGAGCCTTGGCTTCGGGGTTTTCCGCTTTTCCCTTTCATGGCCCCGCATCATTCCCGAAGGCACCGGCGCCCTCAATCCCGCGGGCATCGCTTTCTACCATCGTGTCATCGACGCTGTGCTGGCCGCCGGTATGGAACCTTACGTAACGCTCTACCATTGGGATTTGCCGCTCGCCCTCGAGAAAAAAGGGGGATGGTGCCACCGGGGAACGGTCCACGCGTTCGAATCGTACGCCACCACCTGCGGCCGGGAGTTCGGGAGCAAAGTGCGCAACTGGATCGTGCTGAACGAGCCTTTCGGTTTCACTTCGCTGGGTTATATGCTGGGCGTGCATGCGCCGGGCAAGTTCGGGCTGTCGTATTTCCTGCCGGCCGTTCACCATGTGGCGATGGCCCAGGCGATAGGCGGGAGGGCCCTCCGCGCGGAGGTGCCCGGTGCACGCATCGGCGTCGCCTATTCCTGCTCGCAGATCATCCCCTTCACCGATAACGAAAACGATCGCGCCGCCGCCTCCCGCATCAACGCGCTCTTCAACCGGCTGTTTATAGAACCGGCACTGGGAATGGGATATCCTGACGGCGATTTTCCCCTGCTGGCCCGCATCGCAAGGCGATACGCGCTTTGGCGCGATTGGGACCAGCTGCCCTTTGATTTCGATTTCATCGGCATACAAAACTATTTTCCGCTCGTAGTTCGCTACAATCCCTTCATGCCCTACCTCAACGCGTCGGAAGTAAAAGCCCGCTACCGGAAAGTGCCGACCACGGCGCTGGGATGGGAAATCAGCGGAAATGGCCTGTACAGCATCCTGCAACAGTTCGCCGCCTATCCCGGCGTAAAAGAGATCATGATCACGGAAGGCGGCGCTGCATTCGCCGACATGGCCGAAAACGGGAAGGTCCACGATCCGGAACGCATCGCTTATTACGATGAATACCTGCGCGCGGCGCTGCTGGCCAAACAGTCGGGCGTGCCGCTCACAGGGTATTTCGCGTGGACGCTGACCGATAATTTCGAATGGGCGGAAGGGTACAATGCCCGGTTCGGGCTCGTTCATGTGGATTTCGAAACCCAGCGGCGGACCATCAAATCCTCCGGCCGGTGGTTCGCGGAGCTGTTGGGGAATGGGGAACGGTCCCCCGGCGGGCAATAG